ACAGCGCCTTGTAGGCGGCGACCCGGGCACGCGGGGCGATGCCCGTGATCGCACCGAGCGGAGCGGCCGGCCCCGTCACCTCGACGTCGTGGTTGCCGGCCGCGGTCGACGCGGTGTGCGTGCCGTGCCCGTTGTAGTCACGGGGAGACAGGAACTCCCACGGGAGTTCGGCGGCCACGCCGGCGTCGCCGCCCCAGGCGGCATTGAAGTGCCGCGCCCCGAGCAGCTTCTTGTTGCAGAGGTCGGCATCCCATGAGTCGTCCCCGACGGTCTGCTCCGAGTCGCAGCGCCCGGCGAACTTCAGCGGCTTGTAGGCCAGCTTGCCCTTCTCGGCATTGCCCACCCGGTCGGAGAAGCTCGGGCTGTCTGGCCAGATGCCGGAGTCGATCACGCCGATGACGATGTCCTCGCCGGCACCCGCCGTCTTCGTGGAGCCCTCGGGGCCACCGAGCTGCTCCCAGATACCGCCGGGTGCATCGAGGCCGAGGAACGAGGGCGTGTTCGAGGTCGTCGACTCGACGAGCTCGTCGGGGGTCACCGCGACGACCTCAGGCTGCGCGGCCAAGTCGGCAGCCTGGGCCGCCGTCAGCTCGGCCGAGAAGCCGTCGAACGCGTAGACGTACTGCTGCCGCGGCGTGCCCTTGCTCACCTTGGCCAGGGCTGCGCGCTGGGCGCCGTGCAGGTGCTCCGAGTACGCCGCCACCTCGGGCGCCTGCGGGTCCAGCTTCTTCCCTCGTTCGGGCCGGGTGCGGTTCAGGCCGGGCACACCGCCGTCGTACGTCGCGACCGGGTCGAGGGCCAGCTGCACGATGTAGGTCCGGGGCTCCGTCTCGGCCTTCGCCTCCGCCCCTTCCGCGGGCTCCGGCGTCGCCCCGGGTACCGCCACCTCCACCTGCGCCTCGTCGCCTGCCCCGGCCTGGCCGGTTCCGGCCGGATCGGGCGCGGCGACCGCCCCCTGTGCCCCGGTCGCCAGCATCGCCGTGGCGGCGAGCGCCGCCAACCAGCGCCACCCCCCGCGTGATCGTGTCCAACGTGCGTGTCGCATGGTGCCCTCCGAGTCCGCCCGCCCGCGCGGGTCCGCTGTGGGGACGCTATGCGGGGAAACACCGTCGGAACATCCGTGTTTTACACTGGCTTTTGCTCAGCGCACCGGGTTCGCACCACGGGCCCGCACCGTGTCACGGATGGGAGTTGCCCGAGATCAGCGCCCGCCATCGCCCCCCTCCCCGGCCTTCATCGTCGGCCTCGGCGCTCGTGGGCCGCGACCGCGACCTGGATCTCCTGCGCACCGCGCTCAGCACGACCCCGTCCCTCACGATCGTCGAAGGCGAGGCGGGCATCGGCAAGAGCCGACTGGTGCGCGAGGTGGCCGCCGACCCGGCGCTGTCCTGGATGCTCGTGCTCATCGGACAGTGCGAGCAGTTGCATGAACCGTTCCCACTCGGCCCGGTGCTCGACGCGCTCCGGCAGGCCGCGCCGGCGATCAGGCCCGAGGCATTGGGAGCGGTCACCGGAGCGCTCGCCCCCCTCATGCCCGAGCTCGCGCACCTCCTGCCACCCCCGCCGCCCCCCGTCGCCGAGCCCGGTGCCGCCCGGCACCAGGTGTTCCGTGCCGTGGCCGAACTGCTGGAGCACCTGGGGCCGGTGGCGCTCGTCATCGAGGACGCGCACTGGGCCGACGGCGGCACCCTCGACCTGCTCCGATTCCTGGCCTTCCACCAGCCGCCGAACCTCGCGGTGCTCCTGACCGCCCGAGCGGAGTCGGGGCCCCTGCCGGTCGGCGAAGCCTTCGCCCGGGCCCCCGCCGGCCCGGCGACCATGCTCAGGCCGGCGCCGCTCGACGCCGCCGAGGTGCGGGAGCTCGCACGGCAGGTGCTGGGAGTCGACCTGTCGGCACGCGTCGCCGAGGAGCTGCGGGAGAAGACGGGCGGCATCCCGTTCGTGCTCGAAGAGGTGCTCCGCACGCTGCTCGAGCGCCTGCCCGAGAGCCTCGAACTGCTGGACGGCCTCACCGTGCCGACCGCGCTGCGCGAGGTGGTGCTGCAGCGGCTGTCGGTGCTCGACCCGTTGGCCCGCGAGATCGTGGGCGTGGCGTCGGTGCTGTCCCGTCGCGTTGATGTCGAACTGCTCGCCGCCGTCGCCGAGCGCTCCACCCGCGAGGTGGTAGGCGCCATCGCGAGCGCCCAGGCCGTCGGCCTGCTGCAGGACGAGGATGATCGACCGCAGTTCCGGCACGCACTCGCCCAGCAGGTCGTGTACGAGAGCCTCCCGGCCACGAGTCGGCGCTGGCTTCATCAGCGGGCGACGGCGGCGATCTCGGCGCGCCCCGGCCCTGTCCCCAGCGCGCGGCTGGCATATCACAGCAAGCGGGCGGGGAACACGACCGAGTTCGTCCACTACGCCGAGCAGGCGGCGGATCTCGCCGCCACGAACGGGGACGACTCGGCGGCCGCCCGGTTCCTCCTCGAGGTGGTCGAGTCCGGTCGGGTGCCGCTCGCCGTCCGGGTGAGGCTGGCCGGGAAGCTCGGTCGCGTGGCGGTCGACGGACTCGCGCACGCTGAGGCCGTGCCCATCCTCACTCGCCTGTTGGAGGTCGGCTCGCTTGCGCCGGCGGTGCGTGGCGAGTTGCGCTTCGCGTTGGGTCGGATGCTGCGCCAGCAGGGGCTGGCCCGAGCCGGCTTCGACCAGATCCGGATGTCGCTGCCCGACCTGCAGGATCGACCGGCCTTGGCGGCCAGGGCGCTCGCGGTGCTGGCGGTGCCCGAGATCGCCGTGGGCGCGCACGTCGACGCGCACGCCGCCTGGGGCGAGCAGGCCGAGGAGGCGGCGCGGCTGAGCGGGGACGCCGCGGTACACCTCGCCGTGCGGATCGCCCGCACGTCCCTCCTGCTGGAGCAGGGCGATCCCGGGGCCTGGCGAGCGATCGACGAGGTCCGGAACGGCGCGGCGCTCGCGTCGAATCCGCGCGAGCACACCCGCGCCTGCCTCAACTGGGCGCAGGGTGCACTGCACGTCGGACACGTCCACCGCGCCGACGCGCTGATCGCCGAGGCGAAGCGGGTCGCGGCTCGCGCCGACTACGTGAGGGTGGCTGGCGTGATCGACCTGGTGTCGCTCGCGACCGACTTCTTCGCCGGACGGTGGGCGACGATCGCCGAGCGCGTGGACGCATTCGTCGACGAGCCGACCGAGTTCGGGGGCGCGGTGGTCGACGCCCGACTGCTGCAGGCTGCGCTGCTTGCCTCCACCGGCAGTGCCGTCGAGGCGGCTCGGGCACTGCGGGGCGTCATCAACGACGCCGAGGACGTCGGCGTGGTCTGGCCGCTGGTGGCTGCACGGACGACCCTGGCGCGGTTGCTACTGGTGGTCGACGATCCGGCGGCGGCCCACGAGCAGGCGACCCTGGCGCTCGACCTGGTCCGGGCGAAGGGGCTGTGGGCGTGGGCGGGCGAGCCGGTGCAGTGCATCGTCGAGGCACGGGCAGCGCTCGGCGGGCCGGCCAGCGCCCTGCCGCTGATGGACGAGCTGGAGACCGGGGTCACGGGGGCGGACGCCCCGTCGGCGCGCGCGGCCCTGCTCGTCTGCCGGGCGATCATGGCCGAAGACGACGGCGTCGAGGCCGAGCGGATGCTCGAAGAGGCGCTGTCAATCGTGCAGCACGCCGGAGCGCGCGTGGCCGAGGCCAGGATCGCCGAGCGCCTGGGCACGTTCCTGCTCGAGCGCGGCGACGACCGCGGGTCGGCCTTGCTCGCGTCGGCGCT
This DNA window, taken from Agromyces sp. 3263, encodes the following:
- a CDS encoding AAA family ATPase, with the translated sequence MGRDRDLDLLRTALSTTPSLTIVEGEAGIGKSRLVREVAADPALSWMLVLIGQCEQLHEPFPLGPVLDALRQAAPAIRPEALGAVTGALAPLMPELAHLLPPPPPPVAEPGAARHQVFRAVAELLEHLGPVALVIEDAHWADGGTLDLLRFLAFHQPPNLAVLLTARAESGPLPVGEAFARAPAGPATMLRPAPLDAAEVRELARQVLGVDLSARVAEELREKTGGIPFVLEEVLRTLLERLPESLELLDGLTVPTALREVVLQRLSVLDPLAREIVGVASVLSRRVDVELLAAVAERSTREVVGAIASAQAVGLLQDEDDRPQFRHALAQQVVYESLPATSRRWLHQRATAAISARPGPVPSARLAYHSKRAGNTTEFVHYAEQAADLAATNGDDSAAARFLLEVVESGRVPLAVRVRLAGKLGRVAVDGLAHAEAVPILTRLLEVGSLAPAVRGELRFALGRMLRQQGLARAGFDQIRMSLPDLQDRPALAARALAVLAVPEIAVGAHVDAHAAWGEQAEEAARLSGDAAVHLAVRIARTSLLLEQGDPGAWRAIDEVRNGAALASNPREHTRACLNWAQGALHVGHVHRADALIAEAKRVAARADYVRVAGVIDLVSLATDFFAGRWATIAERVDAFVDEPTEFGGAVVDARLLQAALLASTGSAVEAARALRGVINDAEDVGVVWPLVAARTTLARLLLVVDDPAAAHEQATLALDLVRAKGLWAWAGEPVQCIVEARAALGGPASALPLMDELETGVTGADAPSARAALLVCRAIMAEDDGVEAERMLEEALSIVQHAGARVAEARIAERLGTFLLERGDDRGSALLASALAVFGELGARRDFSRVSRRMREHGIAIPSRWRGGRRALGVELSEREREVVDLAAAGLTNKEIATELFLSMRTVESHMSKALRKLGARSRRDLAEALQEPLAPTGTSPAAARA